Proteins from a single region of Candidatus Omnitrophota bacterium:
- a CDS encoding NAD(P)H-dependent oxidoreductase, which translates to MEISVILAHPDQNSFNHAIARVCLDALKDLGHIVSFHDLYEEGFDPLLRLPEIPRTASLDGPTKKHCDEISSADGIIIVHPNWWGQPPAILKGWVDRVLRPGIAYEFMEGDTGEGVPRGLLKARCALVFNTSNTVSEREARVFGDPLDAMWKKCVFELCGVARTERRMFNVIVTSDLEQRKRWLSEVACLVRDSFRR; encoded by the coding sequence ATGGAAATATCCGTAATATTAGCCCATCCTGACCAGAACAGTTTTAACCACGCTATCGCTCGAGTCTGCCTTGATGCCCTTAAGGACCTGGGACATATTGTTAGTTTCCATGACCTGTACGAAGAAGGGTTCGATCCATTGCTTCGCCTGCCTGAAATACCACGTACGGCATCTCTGGACGGTCCGACCAAAAAGCATTGCGACGAGATATCCTCCGCCGATGGGATAATCATAGTACATCCTAATTGGTGGGGACAGCCGCCGGCTATACTTAAGGGATGGGTGGACAGGGTACTGCGGCCCGGGATAGCTTACGAGTTCATGGAGGGTGACACGGGAGAAGGCGTTCCAAGGGGATTATTAAAGGCCCGTTGCGCGTTGGTGTTCAACACATCGAACACGGTATCCGAGAGGGAAGCCAGGGTTTTTGGCGATCCACTCGACGCGATGTGGAAGAAATGTGTGTTCGAACTTTGCGGGGTCGCCAGGACCGAAAGGCGTATGTTCAACGTGATCGTTACCAGCGACCTGGAACAGAGGAAAAGATGGCTTTCAGAGGTCGCATGTCTGGTGAGGGATAGTTTCCGTAGGTAA
- the msrB gene encoding peptide-methionine (R)-S-oxide reductase MsrB — protein sequence MKGEEKTGKGDQPCALPMDDAKLKELLSPEQYRVMRENGTERPFLNEYWDNKEPGIYVDAITGEPLFSSRDKFQSDTGWPSFSKPIGKDHVVVKADTSHGMVRAEVRSARGDSHLGHVFNDGPGPAGLRYCMNSAALRFVPLEKMADEGYSGYLYLFDDRKNDK from the coding sequence ATGAAAGGGGAAGAAAAGACGGGGAAGGGTGACCAGCCTTGCGCTCTACCCATGGATGACGCGAAGCTTAAAGAACTGCTTTCCCCGGAACAATACCGGGTCATGAGGGAGAACGGAACAGAAAGACCCTTCCTCAACGAGTACTGGGACAATAAGGAGCCGGGGATATATGTTGACGCCATTACCGGGGAGCCGCTTTTCAGCTCAAGGGACAAATTCCAGTCGGATACGGGGTGGCCTAGTTTCAGCAAGCCTATAGGGAAAGATCATGTCGTGGTAAAGGCCGATACCAGTCATGGTATGGTCCGTGCCGAGGTAAGGTCTGCCAGGGGAGATTCGCATCTCGGGCATGTTTTTAATGACGGGCCGGGTCCTGCCGGGCTCAGGTACTGCATGAATTCCGCCGCGCTAAGGTTCGTTCCACTGGAGAAGATGGCCGATGAGGGGTATTCGGGATACCTGTATCTTTTTGATGATCGGAAGAACGACAAATAG
- a CDS encoding calcium/sodium antiporter, whose translation MNAVLLVLGFMVLIKGADILVDGACLLAKRLRISDLVIGLTLVAFGTSAPEFFVNIMASAKGATDIALSNVVGSNIANVLLVLGIAAVIYPLEVGKGTVWKEIPLSLVAVTLLLLLVNDAIIDESAVSALTRIDGMVFILFFGLFLYYTAGISKDIKGLPTPPDMAVGYTRIAAMVLAGLAGLVLGGHWVVTGAVRIAEHYHISQSLIGLTIVAVGTSLPELATSAVAAYKKNSDIAVGNIVGSCIFNIFFVLGISALLRPIPLSAGGNVDISVALIAAVMLFVFMFTGKRHRLDKWEGMVFVGVYLAYIIFVIKRG comes from the coding sequence ATGAACGCGGTTTTGCTGGTCTTGGGGTTTATGGTCCTTATAAAAGGGGCGGATATCCTTGTGGACGGGGCATGCCTTCTAGCAAAGAGACTGAGGATATCAGATCTCGTAATCGGGCTGACCCTGGTGGCGTTCGGGACGTCGGCGCCTGAATTTTTCGTTAATATCATGGCTTCCGCAAAGGGCGCTACCGATATAGCTTTGTCGAACGTTGTAGGCAGCAATATAGCCAATGTTCTCCTGGTATTGGGCATAGCGGCAGTGATATACCCGCTTGAGGTCGGGAAAGGCACCGTGTGGAAAGAGATACCGCTCAGCCTTGTGGCTGTGACGCTGCTTTTGCTTCTTGTTAATGACGCGATCATAGATGAATCCGCCGTCTCAGCTTTGACCCGGATAGATGGTATGGTATTCATTCTTTTCTTCGGCCTGTTCCTGTATTATACGGCCGGGATATCCAAGGATATAAAAGGTCTTCCGACACCGCCGGATATGGCCGTTGGGTATACCAGGATAGCCGCTATGGTGTTGGCCGGATTGGCCGGGCTTGTGCTTGGAGGGCACTGGGTCGTAACGGGGGCCGTGCGGATAGCTGAACATTATCATATCAGCCAGTCGCTTATAGGGCTGACGATAGTAGCTGTTGGGACATCACTGCCGGAACTGGCCACATCGGCGGTAGCGGCATATAAGAAGAACTCGGATATAGCAGTAGGCAATATAGTCGGTTCCTGTATCTTCAACATATTTTTCGTGCTGGGAATAAGCGCGCTTTTGAGGCCTATACCGTTGAGCGCGGGTGGGAATGTTGACATTTCCGTCGCGCTTATCGCCGCGGTGATGTTGTTCGTCTTCATGTTCACGGGTAAGAGGCATAGATTGGATAAATGGGAAGGCATGGTCTTTGTCGGGGTTTACCTGGCTTATATCATCTTTGTCATAAAACGTGGATGA
- a CDS encoding YhcH/YjgK/YiaL family protein, with protein MILCSIADLYKYCDMDPGLAMAAEFIGCEDLDSYVSGRHFIDDDVYVIIEDQVGKGTKGARLEAHKRYIDIQFCLAGEDTIGIKPVAECGEPTEPYSEEKDIMFFPGEATEWVTVNRGTCVVIFPEDAHAPLAGNGPVRKAVFKVRDRRIV; from the coding sequence ATGATACTGTGTTCGATAGCGGACCTTTATAAATACTGTGATATGGACCCGGGCCTGGCGATGGCTGCTGAGTTCATCGGCTGTGAAGACCTGGATAGTTATGTCAGTGGGAGACATTTCATCGATGATGATGTGTATGTTATTATCGAAGACCAGGTCGGGAAAGGTACCAAAGGGGCCAGGCTGGAGGCACACAAGCGATATATCGATATACAGTTCTGCCTGGCAGGGGAGGATACCATAGGGATAAAACCGGTAGCCGAATGCGGGGAGCCGACAGAGCCTTATAGCGAGGAAAAAGATATCATGTTCTTCCCGGGGGAAGCGACGGAATGGGTGACCGTAAACAGGGGAACGTGTGTCGTGATCTTTCCGGAGGACGCTCATGCCCCACTTGCGGGTAACGGCCCGGTCCGGAAAGCTGTCTTCAAGGTGCGGGACAGGAGGATAGTATGA